GCCCAGCTGGTGACCCTCACCGCCACCGACGACAAGGCGGGCTCGCCGCGGATCTTCTACACGATGGCGAACGTGCCCCCGGGCGGCGCGGACCCGGCCGACCCGACCGACGCCAGCACGCGCTACACCGGCCGGATCCCGGTCAACGGCAACCTCGACGAGGCCACCACCGTCATCAAGGCGATCGCCTACGACGACGCCGGCAATGCCTCCGAGGTGGTGCGGCGCGAGTTCACGATCGACGCCCCCGACGTGAAGGCCAGCCCGCACGGCGGCTCCTTCGGAGCGGCCGTCGACGTCGAGCTGACCGCCACCGACCCCGCCGCGCGGATCTTCTACTCCCTCGACGGGGTGGACCCCGAGATCGTGCAGGATCCCGTGACCATGGAGGTGACCGGCGTCGCGCACGGCGTCGAGTACACCAACGACCCGATCCACCTGACCGACCTCACGACCCTGAAGTTCCTGGCCGCGAGCACCGCCGGGCAGTCCACGGTGATGACCGAGACCTACAACATCGACATCCCGGCGAACCGCCACGGTGACAACCTCGACGCCGTCGGTCCGGTGGACACCGCCAACGGCTACCCGTTCTGGTTCGGTGACGCGGGCACCTCCAGCGGCTCCGGGCCGGGCGAGCCCGGGGTCCGCCTCGAGCTGTGCCTGCAGGACCCGCTGTGCCCCGTCGTCGGCGACCTGCCCGACCCGAGCCGGCCGCTGTCGTTCCCGGACAACTTCCCCGACGAGAGCTTCTGGTGGTCCGGTGAGGCAGCCATGGACCTGCCCGGCGGCGGCTCGGCGCTGCTCGTGCTCGCCCAGGAGGCGGCCTTCGCCGCCGACGTCGTGCCCGGCGGGCAGATCGCCTTCTCCCGCCTGCGCATCCGGCTCGACGACGTCACCCCCGGCGCCGAGTACACGGTCACCACGCCCTACGGCGTCGACGTGGTCCAGGCCGACGACCGCGGCCGGGCGCGGATGACCGAGGACGTCGGGTGCCTGACGACGCCGTGCACCAGCTTCGACGCGGCGCTCGACGGTCGCGTCGGGCCGTTCCTCCGGTGGGACCCCGACGTCGCCCCGGCCGCGCCGGAGGGCTACGTCGGCAACCCCCTGGTCGAGCACCAGGTCATCGGCAGCCCGCGAGGCACGAACTACTTCCGGGTCGAGGGTCCGGGGGTCGGCAGCGCCGAGACCGACATGTTCGCCGTCCAGGGCAGGCTGGCGCGGCTGCGCGCCACGGCCTCGCCCGGCGGCGGTCGCTACGGCACCGCGCAGGACGTCCGCCTCACGCCGTCCTTCCCGGGCGAGGCGAAGGTGGTGTGGACGACGGACGGCACGGTCCCGCAGGTCGACGCCGACGGCGACCCGCTCCCCGGCACCGAGGAGTCCGAGGTCGTCCACGTGGAGGAGGGCCTGACGACCCTGACCTACATGGCGGTCGACCTCGACGACCCGAGCACCACCTCCGAGGTCTACACCGAGGAGTACCGGATCGAGGGCGCGCTGCCGACGGTGTCGGCCAGCCCGGACCCGACCGGCACCACGTTCGAGGGTGTGCAGCAGGTGACCCTCACCAGCACCGTGCCCGACATCTTCTACACCACCGACAACACCGTCCCGGCCGTCGACGGCACGGGCGCGCCGACCGGCTCCACCCGCGCCTACACGGGACCGCTCACGGTGGGCCGCCCGACCACGATCCGTGCCCTCGCGGTGAGCGGCCTCGGGACCCCCGGCCCGGTGGCGGCGTTCGCCTACGACATCAAGAACCTGCGCGCCGTGGGCCCGGTGTCCGCCGCCAACGGCTACCCGGGCTGGTACCAGGACCTCGGCTCGGCCACGCTCCAGCCGGCCAAGCTCGAGCTGTGCCTCGACGACCCGCTGTGCCCGATCGTCGGCGACCTGCCCGACCCGGGCGCGCCGCTGGCCTTCCCCGGCAACTTCCCCGACGAGTCGTTCTGGTGGGCCGGGGACGCCTCGTTCGACGCCGGTGCCACGCGCGCCCGGCTGGTCCTCGGCGCCGAGGCGGCATTCGCCGGCGGGACCCCGAAGGCCAACGACCAGATCGCGTTCGCGCGGATCCGCGTGCGGGCCGACAACCTGGTGCCCGGAGCGACGTACCGGGTGACCCACCCGTACGGCGTCGTCGACCTCGAGGCCGACGAGGCCGGGTCGATCTTCATGACCGACGACACCGGGTGCCTCAGCGCACCCTGCGACTTCGGGCAGCTGCTCCGGGGGCCGGTGGGGCCGTTCCTCCGCTGGGACGCGGGCGCCCCGGTGGGCTACGTCGGCGACGGCACCACGCCCCACGCCGTCGTCGGCAGCCCGTACGGCACGAACGTGTTCCGGATGGAGCGGACCACCACCGGCGCCGGCGTCCCGCTCGACGCCCCGGTGACGCTGGGGGAGACCGACCAGTTCGTGGTCCAGGGCAAGCTGGCCGAGCTGAGGGTGACGGCGACGCCGAAGGGCGGCACCTTCACCAGCGCCCGACAGGTCACGCTCGGCGTCAACGAGGCGACGGCCGAGATCCGCTACACCACCGACGGGACGGACCCGACGGCGAGCAGCACGCTCTACACCGGCCCGGTCACCATCGGTGCGGAGGGGACCACCCAGCTGAGGTTCCGGGCGTTCGGGGCCGACGGCAGCACGTCCGCGATCGGCAGCGAGACCTACCTGATCGACACCATCGCCCCGACGGTGTCCGCGAGCCCGCCGGGCGGGACGTTCCCGGCGGCGCAGCAGGTGACGCTCGGCACCGACGACCCCACGGCCCAGGTCCGCTACACGACCAACGGGTCGACGCCGACCGCCACGAGCAGCCTGTACACGGGGCCGGTCACGGTCAGCCAGACCCTCACCCTGAGGGCCGTCGCCATCGACCCCGCGGGCAACGTCAGCCCGGTCGGGTCGTGGGCGTTCACCATCGGCCTGCCGGCGTCCAGCACCACCCTCGGCACGCCGTCGCCCTCGACGGTCACGCTCGGGCAGTCCACGACGCTCACGGGCAGGCTGACGAGCGGCGGCGCCGGGATCGCGGGCGCAGCGGTGGTGCTGCAGTCCCAGGCCGTCGGCCAGACGACCTGGCAGGCGACCGGGCTGACCGCGGTGACCGACGCGACGGGCAGGTACGCCTTCGCGGCCGTCGCGCCCACCGCGACGACGCGCTACCGGGTGGCGTACGCCGGCGGGCCCACCGCCCAGGGCTCGACCAGCACCGCGCAGACGGTCGGG
Above is a genomic segment from Nocardioides okcheonensis containing:
- a CDS encoding chitobiase/beta-hexosaminidase C-terminal domain-containing protein, translating into MRTQRADIRRAPRRRRLGLALVGLMALLVAQLGLVPTAGAATVEVGPVDPATGFPTWVTAGSDRLDLCLDGPNCLGARADLVAPDGEAFWFQAGATLTGAVDGIVEMATEAAFAGDGPGQEIGFNRIRIRLTVPEAGRYRVDYPYGSKTYTVTPDAQGVLRINDTQDVGCLTPACGDFAELADSGDGGVGDAYLRWDPAVAPAAPVGFLGDAVTAHRVVGSPLGRNHVSVVQLTDEPDGTVVETEVARTDLFSVQGKVARPRVMASPVAGSYAAGFDATLTGTEPGGEIWYTTDGTQPATATGEISPTASVYAGPVPVADDLTITAVNAVAGLAVTDPVTGAPAGATEIAYVVDTVAPSLSATPSSGTYSSAQLVTLTATDDKAGSPRIFYTMANVPPGGADPADPTDASTRYTGRIPVNGNLDEATTVIKAIAYDDAGNASEVVRREFTIDAPDVKASPHGGSFGAAVDVELTATDPAARIFYSLDGVDPEIVQDPVTMEVTGVAHGVEYTNDPIHLTDLTTLKFLAASTAGQSTVMTETYNIDIPANRHGDNLDAVGPVDTANGYPFWFGDAGTSSGSGPGEPGVRLELCLQDPLCPVVGDLPDPSRPLSFPDNFPDESFWWSGEAAMDLPGGGSALLVLAQEAAFAADVVPGGQIAFSRLRIRLDDVTPGAEYTVTTPYGVDVVQADDRGRARMTEDVGCLTTPCTSFDAALDGRVGPFLRWDPDVAPAAPEGYVGNPLVEHQVIGSPRGTNYFRVEGPGVGSAETDMFAVQGRLARLRATASPGGGRYGTAQDVRLTPSFPGEAKVVWTTDGTVPQVDADGDPLPGTEESEVVHVEEGLTTLTYMAVDLDDPSTTSEVYTEEYRIEGALPTVSASPDPTGTTFEGVQQVTLTSTVPDIFYTTDNTVPAVDGTGAPTGSTRAYTGPLTVGRPTTIRALAVSGLGTPGPVAAFAYDIKNLRAVGPVSAANGYPGWYQDLGSATLQPAKLELCLDDPLCPIVGDLPDPGAPLAFPGNFPDESFWWAGDASFDAGATRARLVLGAEAAFAGGTPKANDQIAFARIRVRADNLVPGATYRVTHPYGVVDLEADEAGSIFMTDDTGCLSAPCDFGQLLRGPVGPFLRWDAGAPVGYVGDGTTPHAVVGSPYGTNVFRMERTTTGAGVPLDAPVTLGETDQFVVQGKLAELRVTATPKGGTFTSARQVTLGVNEATAEIRYTTDGTDPTASSTLYTGPVTIGAEGTTQLRFRAFGADGSTSAIGSETYLIDTIAPTVSASPPGGTFPAAQQVTLGTDDPTAQVRYTTNGSTPTATSSLYTGPVTVSQTLTLRAVAIDPAGNVSPVGSWAFTIGLPASSTTLGTPSPSTVTLGQSTTLTGRLTSGGAGIAGAAVVLQSQAVGQTTWQATGLTAVTDATGRYAFAAVAPTATTRYRVAYAGGPTAQGSTSTAQTVGVRAVVTINPLPSVGRGRNLTVSGTLSPAHQGSRVTITFTLAGQRSPRAVTATVAANGTWSVATKAPGTVGTWTVTASWGGDADHLAASGTRSLVVTR